A single region of the Gossypium arboreum isolate Shixiya-1 chromosome 12, ASM2569848v2, whole genome shotgun sequence genome encodes:
- the LOC108478997 gene encoding glucan endo-1,3-beta-glucosidase 13, whose product MTKVALVFKCSLLLMTCCFLVSTMETSVQDKADAGISVTTLSPPEGNTTFLDGTTWCVALAGVSQIDLQNALDWACGLGMSDCGAIQEGGKCYEPDTLLSHASYAFNNYYQQNGNSDIACNFGGTATLTKNNPSYGKCLYAAPGSDRSATPPLSKHKSSFLWWEIVGILLLLYKGS is encoded by the exons ATGACAAAGGTAGCTTTGGTTTTCAAGTGCTCCCTCTTATTAATGACCTGCTGTTTTCTAG TGTCAACAATGGAAACATCAGTGCAAGACAAGGCAGATGCAGGGATTTCAGTGACAACCCTTTCACCCCCAGAAGGAAACACAACTTTCCTTGATGGCACCACATGGTGTGTGGCACTGGCAGGTGTCTCCCAGATTGACTTGCAGAATGCATTAGACTGGGCATGTGGACTGGGAATGTCTGATTGTGGTGCAATCCAGGAGGGAGGAAAATGTTATGAGCCTGACACACTCCTTTCTCATGCTTCTTATGCCTTCAATAATTACTACCAACAGAATGGGAACTCCGATATCGCTTGCAATTTCGGAGGAACGGCCACTTTAACAAAAAATAACCCCA GCTATGGAAAGTGTCTGTATGCAGCACCAGG GTCTGATAGGTCAGCAACACCTCCTTTGTCCAAGCATAAATCAAGCTTTTTATGGTGGGAAATTGTAGGGATTTTACTGCTTTTGTACAAGGGAAGCTAA